A genomic stretch from Desulfolutivibrio sulfodismutans DSM 3696 includes:
- a CDS encoding DEAD/DEAH box helicase, translating to MRLSPRIFLTSGQSLNLLSGGVMHRSRFFSEPALAGLKDFQRKTVEYVFKRLYGNGSTSRFLVADEVGLGKTLVARGIIARALEHLQDEVDRVDVIYICSNAAIATQNVNRLNVSDTDGFSISTRLTYLPRQVRSLRKNKVNFISLTPGTAFDHARSRGGHADERAILYRMLYDLPLAQNEQRRRLRVGLLNILQATAGKDSWRAKAKNLPADELDADLSKAFRRAVLEDAELYAALKEGCERFDRYRDYSRIPGEDSELRYDLIGKLRSKLASVCLSALEPDLVILDEFQRFKHLLDGDDEASMLATALFEHPNVRVLLLSATPYKMFTLDQENDEDDHYPDFIRTLNFLFNDSGRLDEVKSLLSEHRTTLHACVKGSVCHPGKKAELESALLKVMCRTERVATTRDHNSMLTEIERTAPLTPADLQHAATVDAVAICVKAEEPIEYWKSAPYLINFLKHYELRHKLDAQLNAPSDALRKTLSSANGQLLTKDKLEGYQALDPANPRMRVLFEDTIDKGMWQLLWMPPSMPYIEPGGAYRDKDGITKALVFSSWSAVPDAVASICSYEAERKMIAGTSVSHSELYDKIKPLLRFAVASNDNRMTGMPVITWLLPSPTLASKIDPLEIALRRGSGPVEAQELRNEVKAICRSLVETLPDAGEGTRADERWYWAAPILLDSHNGLLDWCKSHSGWRSATPDHESGTRFKDHIDLLVSMAEGKIPLGPQPDDLVDVLCDLALAGPGVCALRALRRIASGLDASDPNLLSAAAKIASGFRSLFNMPETIAMLRGSGEDTYWRLTLLYGIDGNLQSVLDEYVHVLRESLGLQEHSPEKQVAGIAECIQSVLSLRTAQIRIDEIKMSGDGFALDDFNTRCRFSLRFGDIRDDNNQALVRADSVRDAFNSPFRPFVLASTSIGQEGLDFHTWCHAVVHWNLPSNPVDLEQREGRVHRYKGHAVRKNVAERYGLTALSGAHEGGDPWQTLFQVAVRGKSNGHSDLIPYWIFEDGSARVERRIPMLPYSKEVGKLKRLKQGLALYRMVFGQPRQEDLLFSLSQNGNHESADLAEWLISLEPPEIGPLSELEDPLKLATQLISAETK from the coding sequence ATGCGATTATCCCCAAGGATTTTTTTAACCTCTGGACAGTCTTTGAATCTGCTATCGGGGGGCGTGATGCATAGAAGCCGCTTTTTTTCAGAGCCCGCTTTGGCCGGACTGAAAGATTTTCAGAGGAAGACCGTAGAATACGTCTTCAAGCGGCTCTATGGCAATGGCTCGACTTCCCGTTTTCTGGTTGCAGATGAAGTTGGGCTCGGGAAAACGCTTGTCGCCCGGGGAATTATTGCCAGGGCCTTAGAGCACCTCCAGGACGAGGTGGATCGGGTCGATGTGATCTACATCTGCTCCAATGCCGCCATCGCGACCCAGAATGTCAACAGGCTCAATGTCAGCGACACGGATGGTTTTTCAATCTCTACGCGACTCACTTACCTACCCAGACAAGTACGCTCGCTGCGAAAGAACAAGGTAAATTTCATCAGCCTGACGCCCGGCACCGCCTTCGACCATGCTCGCAGTCGAGGGGGGCACGCCGACGAACGGGCTATCCTCTATCGAATGCTGTACGACTTGCCTCTGGCGCAAAATGAACAGCGCAGAAGGCTGCGCGTAGGCCTCCTCAACATCCTTCAGGCGACAGCAGGAAAGGATAGCTGGCGAGCCAAAGCCAAAAATCTCCCAGCGGACGAGCTGGATGCAGACCTTTCCAAGGCCTTCCGACGGGCAGTTCTCGAGGATGCCGAATTGTATGCGGCCTTGAAGGAGGGCTGTGAACGCTTTGATCGTTACCGGGACTACAGCAGAATCCCCGGGGAGGACTCTGAGCTTCGCTACGACCTGATCGGAAAACTCAGAAGCAAGCTGGCTTCAGTGTGCCTTTCCGCGCTTGAGCCCGATCTGGTCATCCTTGATGAGTTCCAACGATTTAAGCACCTGCTGGATGGCGATGACGAAGCCTCCATGCTGGCGACCGCGCTCTTTGAACATCCCAACGTTCGCGTTCTGCTGCTTTCCGCAACACCTTACAAGATGTTCACTCTCGACCAGGAGAATGACGAGGACGATCACTATCCAGATTTCATCAGGACACTGAACTTCCTCTTCAATGATTCCGGTAGGCTTGATGAAGTCAAAAGTCTTTTGTCAGAGCATCGAACGACGCTCCACGCCTGCGTGAAGGGCTCGGTATGTCATCCGGGGAAAAAGGCCGAACTTGAAAGCGCTCTCCTGAAGGTCATGTGCCGGACGGAACGGGTCGCGACGACTCGTGATCACAACTCGATGCTGACTGAAATTGAACGGACGGCTCCCCTTACGCCAGCGGACCTTCAGCACGCCGCGACGGTTGACGCGGTGGCAATCTGCGTTAAGGCCGAGGAACCAATCGAATACTGGAAGTCTGCGCCTTACCTGATCAACTTCCTGAAACATTATGAACTGAGGCATAAGCTGGATGCCCAGTTGAATGCTCCTTCAGATGCTCTTCGCAAAACTCTTTCATCGGCAAATGGGCAGTTGCTGACGAAGGACAAACTGGAAGGCTATCAGGCTCTCGATCCTGCCAATCCGAGGATGCGCGTACTTTTCGAGGACACAATTGATAAGGGCATGTGGCAGCTTTTATGGATGCCGCCATCCATGCCGTATATCGAGCCTGGTGGCGCATACCGGGACAAGGATGGCATCACTAAGGCCCTTGTGTTTTCCTCTTGGAGTGCTGTTCCGGACGCGGTTGCGTCAATCTGCTCCTACGAAGCCGAACGGAAGATGATCGCCGGAACCTCGGTTTCCCACAGCGAACTCTATGATAAGATTAAGCCATTGCTGCGATTTGCTGTGGCCTCAAACGATAATCGTATGACTGGCATGCCGGTCATTACCTGGTTGCTGCCGTCCCCAACCCTTGCCTCCAAGATTGATCCGCTCGAGATTGCACTGCGCCGTGGAAGCGGACCAGTGGAAGCCCAGGAACTGAGGAACGAGGTCAAGGCTATTTGCCGCAGTTTGGTCGAGACCCTGCCTGATGCCGGGGAAGGGACGCGAGCTGATGAGCGATGGTATTGGGCGGCACCCATTCTTCTCGATTCTCATAACGGGTTGCTGGACTGGTGTAAGAGCCATTCGGGGTGGAGATCCGCTACGCCGGACCATGAATCTGGCACCCGCTTCAAAGATCACATCGACCTGCTGGTCAGCATGGCGGAGGGCAAAATTCCTCTCGGCCCTCAGCCGGATGATCTGGTCGATGTGCTTTGCGATCTCGCTCTTGCCGGTCCTGGCGTGTGCGCTTTACGAGCACTTCGCCGTATCGCTTCCGGGCTCGACGCATCCGATCCAAACCTGCTGTCAGCCGCAGCCAAAATCGCATCCGGCTTCCGATCTCTCTTCAACATGCCGGAAACGATTGCCATGCTGCGGGGCTCCGGCGAGGATACCTATTGGCGGTTGACGCTTCTGTACGGTATCGACGGAAATCTCCAATCAGTCCTCGACGAATATGTGCATGTCCTTCGAGAGTCTTTGGGTCTCCAAGAGCACTCACCAGAAAAACAGGTGGCTGGCATAGCCGAGTGCATCCAATCGGTGTTGTCACTGCGGACCGCTCAAATTCGAATCGACGAAATAAAGATGTCGGGCGACGGCTTTGCTCTTGATGATTTCAACACCCGCTGTCGTTTCTCGCTCCGGTTCGGGGATATTCGAGACGACAATAACCAGGCTCTCGTTCGCGCCGATTCGGTGCGAGATGCCTTCAACTCTCCGTTTCGTCCCTTCGTTCTGGCATCGACCTCAATTGGTCAGGAAGGGTTGGACTTCCACACTTGGTGCCATGCGGTGGTCCATTGGAATCTGCCCTCTAATCCCGTTGATCTTGAACAACGCGAAGGCCGGGTTCATCGCTATAAAGGCCATGCGGTCAGAAAGAATGTTGCGGAACGGTATGGTCTGACTGCTCTCTCTGGGGCTCATGAGGGTGGGGACCCGTGGCAGACTCTTTTCCAAGTCGCGGTCCGAGGCAAATCCAATGGGCATTCCGATCTCATCCCGTATTGGATCTTCGAGGATGGCTCTGCCCGTGTGGAGCGCCGTATTCCAATGCTTCCGTACAGTAAGGAGGTCGGGAAGCTCAAACGACTAAAGCAAGGTTTAGCTCTTTATCGGATGGTTTTCGGTCAACCCCGCCAGGAAGACCTACTGTTCAGCCTCAGCCAGAACGGCAACCATGAGTCAGCGGATTTGGCTGAGTGGCTGATTTCGTTGGAACCACCGGAAATAGGTCCGCTATCGGAACTGGAAGATCCGTTGAAGTTGGCCACGCAACTTATTTCAGCAGAAACCAAGTAA
- a CDS encoding PcfJ domain-containing protein, whose protein sequence is MIVDPPYCRYFRDSRRLCFDLRRVYGAPWAVFRLRSWEEGLWVEKRAAVCWRRDEAAFDYVLVSEEISALPTDHPLRAYHDTIPENVADLAKPFRQHQLRVLQALAAYPQASDLALQSPLIFWIAASLLPGAPGGKDVVTLFSQRRASILERFFGHGSRSLVRFFGKLRNPTFEPRDFTALKKLKAAPEVAWNLRHLPAVDWALLRFLLGRPELFRFRAVRELLRNLPENSPHRLIMNVERLLRDVLRLGEILRRGHALEYVETLPTIDEVAQVHERWSVELNATHTQRMIERYGDDLPKPPFPGTDSIFPITTVTELLEEGRTMQHCVGSYIETLRESRTYIYTMRKPERATVEIHRLADGKVRLGQCKLSHNRQPSQETMAAVHDWISSISKK, encoded by the coding sequence ATGATTGTAGACCCGCCGTATTGCCGCTATTTCCGGGATTCACGACGTCTGTGCTTCGATCTGCGCCGCGTGTACGGCGCACCGTGGGCCGTCTTCAGGCTGCGGTCCTGGGAGGAAGGGCTTTGGGTCGAAAAGCGGGCGGCCGTGTGTTGGCGACGTGACGAGGCAGCCTTCGACTATGTGCTTGTTTCCGAAGAGATATCGGCCCTCCCGACGGATCATCCCCTGCGGGCATACCACGACACGATCCCTGAAAACGTGGCCGATCTGGCCAAGCCGTTCCGGCAACACCAGCTTCGGGTCTTGCAGGCCCTGGCCGCATATCCTCAAGCATCGGATTTGGCGCTCCAATCTCCCCTGATCTTCTGGATCGCGGCATCGCTTTTGCCGGGCGCGCCAGGCGGCAAGGATGTCGTCACTCTCTTTTCCCAGCGCCGGGCCAGCATCCTGGAACGCTTTTTCGGGCATGGGAGCCGGTCCCTTGTTCGGTTCTTTGGCAAACTACGTAACCCAACCTTCGAGCCGCGAGACTTCACCGCCCTCAAAAAGCTGAAAGCCGCACCTGAGGTGGCCTGGAATCTCAGACATCTCCCTGCGGTGGATTGGGCGCTCCTGCGGTTTCTGCTGGGCAGACCGGAGCTTTTCCGGTTCCGGGCCGTGCGGGAGTTGCTGCGGAATCTGCCGGAGAATTCGCCGCATCGGCTCATTATGAACGTGGAGCGTCTTTTGCGTGACGTGCTGCGCCTGGGGGAAATCCTGAGACGGGGGCATGCGCTGGAGTATGTCGAGACGCTGCCGACCATTGATGAAGTGGCTCAGGTTCATGAAAGGTGGTCCGTGGAACTCAACGCGACCCACACGCAGCGCATGATTGAGAGATATGGCGACGATCTTCCCAAGCCTCCGTTTCCGGGAACGGATTCGATCTTCCCCATCACGACCGTCACGGAGCTTCTCGAGGAAGGCCGTACGATGCAGCACTGCGTGGGAAGCTATATCGAAACACTTCGCGAATCGAGAACATATATTTACACGATGAGAAAACCAGAGAGGGCGACGGTTGAAATTCATCGACTTGCGGATGGCAAAGTCCGGCTCGGACAGTGCAAGCTATCGCATAATCGCCAGCCGTCACAGGAAACCATGGCCGCCGTTCACGATTGGATTTCGTCGATCAGTAAAAAATGA
- a CDS encoding DUF2188 domain-containing protein → MPKKPGSHHVVPNSDGGWDVKKDGATRSSGHFDKKQDAVDAGRKISKNQDTEFYIHGKDGKIQNKDSHGNDPYPPKG, encoded by the coding sequence ATGCCAAAGAAACCCGGATCACATCACGTAGTCCCCAACAGCGACGGCGGGTGGGACGTCAAAAAGGACGGCGCGACTCGTAGCAGCGGCCACTTCGACAAGAAGCAGGATGCTGTCGATGCCGGGCGCAAGATCAGCAAGAACCAAGATACCGAGTTTTACATTCACGGCAAAGACGGGAAGATCCAGAACAAGGACAGCCATGGGAACGACCCGTATCCGCCGAAGGGGTGA
- a CDS encoding DUF6538 domain-containing protein, producing MDSTAVLRRSSPTYLYLKGNLYYFRYAFPKALRDLLGHTEIRISLKTGYVREARHSDLRPHAKYFRFPHLPADVSRVIFS from the coding sequence GTGGACTCTACCGCAGTCCTCCGGCGTTCATCGCCGACCTATCTTTACCTCAAAGGCAATCTCTATTATTTTCGATATGCTTTCCCAAAGGCACTTCGGGATCTATTGGGTCACACTGAAATTCGCATCAGTTTGAAGACTGGATATGTTCGGGAGGCTCGACATAGTGACCTTCGCCCGCATGCGAAGTACTTCCGCTTCCCCCATCTTCCTGCGGATGTATCTCGAGTTATATTTTCTTGA
- a CDS encoding 3'-5' exonuclease: protein MIGVVIDFETNGFYGASVLSAAGILISVDWERKKTTRLDTFLRHYYPVEKWNPYAQEVNGLSAAQIQILREDGEYPLYFREDQSFFEFCSNANFAVAHNAKFDRSFLSLSIPWLCTMEICGGKLVDAVKRRGIKVKESELHQALYDAKMCLKLFEYVFEHQHKYLKSAIINKLPESSIV, encoded by the coding sequence ATGATTGGTGTAGTTATCGATTTTGAAACCAATGGATTTTATGGCGCATCAGTTCTTTCTGCTGCCGGAATCTTGATTTCTGTCGACTGGGAAAGAAAAAAAACAACAAGACTAGATACATTTCTCCGGCATTATTATCCTGTTGAAAAATGGAACCCATATGCACAGGAAGTAAATGGACTATCCGCAGCTCAAATACAAATCCTTAGAGAAGACGGCGAATACCCGTTATATTTTCGAGAAGATCAAAGTTTTTTTGAATTTTGTAGCAATGCCAATTTTGCGGTTGCCCACAATGCCAAATTTGATAGGAGTTTTTTATCTCTATCTATTCCATGGTTATGTACTATGGAAATCTGTGGAGGGAAGTTGGTGGATGCAGTGAAACGTAGGGGTATTAAGGTAAAGGAGTCCGAGCTACATCAAGCACTATATGACGCAAAAATGTGTCTTAAATTATTTGAATATGTTTTTGAACACCAACATAAATATTTAAAAAGTGCTATTATTAACAAATTGCCTGAAAGTTCAATAGTGTAA
- a CDS encoding helix-turn-helix transcriptional regulator has protein sequence MPPKHDDATPGQKALALYSLLLFTGRRYTLTALAEKMACSKQTILRLIRDMELRGDSLEMGLEGRERWYKIKTPAHKPHLAISTQELQNLVMCRDMVSHLVPKAIRDTIDHALAATTTLLPDFDTRAQAFESHWRTECKGRIDYSGHVEMLAAARQAIEGHGICRVRYTGVGKTQPREHLFAPLECVSYREALYIYGVKVKDDDIAAPVGPMMLALHRISSLEPTGEHHKHEDPDPDRSGFGIMHRSPVRLTIRFDSFAATYVRERIWSEDQEVEGLEDGGVRLRFTAANETEALSWVLSFGERAVVEAPDAFRDAVRDELAHMAERYAPEKG, from the coding sequence ATGCCGCCCAAACACGACGACGCCACCCCGGGCCAGAAGGCCCTGGCCCTGTATTCCCTTTTGCTCTTCACGGGCAGGCGCTACACGCTGACGGCGCTGGCGGAGAAGATGGCCTGCTCGAAGCAGACGATCCTGCGATTGATCCGCGACATGGAACTTCGAGGCGACAGCCTGGAAATGGGCCTTGAGGGAAGGGAGCGCTGGTACAAGATCAAGACCCCCGCACACAAGCCGCACCTCGCCATCTCCACGCAGGAGTTGCAAAACCTGGTCATGTGCCGGGACATGGTGAGCCACCTTGTGCCCAAGGCCATCCGGGATACGATTGATCATGCCCTGGCCGCCACGACCACGCTTTTGCCCGACTTCGACACCCGCGCCCAGGCGTTCGAAAGCCACTGGCGCACGGAATGCAAGGGCCGCATCGACTATTCAGGGCATGTGGAGATGCTCGCGGCGGCGCGCCAGGCCATCGAGGGGCACGGCATCTGCCGGGTGCGTTACACCGGGGTGGGCAAGACGCAGCCCAGGGAGCATCTCTTCGCGCCGCTGGAATGCGTGTCCTACCGGGAGGCGCTGTACATCTACGGTGTGAAGGTCAAGGACGACGACATCGCCGCCCCCGTCGGCCCCATGATGCTGGCCCTGCACCGCATTTCAAGCCTGGAGCCGACCGGTGAGCACCACAAACACGAAGACCCCGATCCGGATCGTTCAGGCTTTGGGATCATGCACCGGAGTCCCGTGCGCCTTACGATCAGGTTCGACAGCTTCGCCGCGACATATGTCCGGGAACGCATCTGGAGCGAGGACCAGGAGGTCGAAGGCCTCGAAGACGGCGGCGTCCGGTTGCGGTTCACCGCCGCCAACGAGACCGAGGCCCTTTCGTGGGTGTTGAGCTTCGGCGAGCGGGCCGTGGTGGAGGCCCCGGACGCGTTTCGCGACGCCGTGCGGGACGAACTGGCGCACATGGCCGAGCGCTACGCCCCGGAGAAAGGATAA
- a CDS encoding IS256 family transposase, which translates to MAEDSMALIELMQKADGGDFLRSLAEAVLQLLMEADVDGLIGASRHERGPERVSYRNGYRDRSLDTRVGSLQLRVPKLRQGSYFPPFLEPRKTSERALVAVIQEAWIGGISTRRVDDLVQAMGLSGISKSQVSKLCKDIDERVHAFLSRPLTGEWPYLWLDATYLKQREGGRVVSVAAIIAVAANTEGRREIVGLHIGPSEAEPFWSFFLKGLLRRGLSGVKLVISDAHEGLKAAIAKTFGATWQRCRVHWMRNALARVPKSQHAMVSAALRQAFLQPDAASASQTWRHVADQLRGKWPRLASFMDETEHDVLAYMSFPTQHRVKLHSTNPLERLNKEVKRRADVVGIFPNEQSIIRLIGAILLEQNDEWQLQSRYMQVEAMAELNPQLNEAQPAQIPPRAA; encoded by the coding sequence ATGGCCGAGGACAGCATGGCATTAATCGAGCTGATGCAAAAGGCTGACGGCGGCGATTTTCTTCGTTCCCTGGCGGAAGCTGTTTTGCAGCTTCTCATGGAAGCCGATGTGGACGGCTTGATCGGGGCCAGCCGCCACGAACGAGGCCCTGAGCGAGTGAGCTACCGCAACGGCTACCGGGACCGCAGCCTTGATACACGCGTCGGCTCCCTGCAACTGCGCGTCCCCAAACTGCGTCAGGGCAGCTATTTTCCGCCCTTCCTGGAGCCGCGTAAGACCAGTGAGCGCGCCTTGGTGGCCGTCATCCAGGAGGCCTGGATCGGCGGCATATCGACGCGGCGCGTGGACGATCTCGTCCAGGCCATGGGTCTTTCCGGCATCTCGAAATCACAAGTGTCCAAGCTGTGCAAGGACATCGATGAACGGGTCCATGCCTTTCTTTCCAGGCCACTAACGGGAGAATGGCCCTATTTGTGGCTGGACGCGACCTACCTCAAGCAGCGCGAAGGCGGTCGGGTGGTCAGCGTCGCCGCCATAATCGCCGTGGCAGCTAACACGGAAGGCCGCCGAGAAATCGTGGGTCTGCACATCGGTCCCAGCGAAGCCGAGCCATTCTGGTCTTTTTTCCTTAAAGGCCTTCTTCGCCGTGGCTTAAGCGGAGTGAAACTGGTCATCTCCGATGCCCATGAGGGTCTCAAGGCCGCGATAGCCAAGACGTTCGGGGCCACGTGGCAGCGTTGCCGAGTCCACTGGATGCGAAACGCCTTGGCTCGGGTTCCCAAGTCCCAGCACGCCATGGTTTCAGCCGCCCTGCGCCAGGCCTTTCTGCAGCCGGACGCGGCTAGTGCCAGCCAGACTTGGCGGCATGTCGCCGATCAGCTTCGTGGAAAATGGCCACGCCTTGCCAGCTTCATGGACGAAACCGAGCACGACGTGTTGGCCTACATGAGCTTCCCGACACAGCACCGGGTGAAACTGCACAGCACCAATCCCCTAGAAAGGTTGAATAAAGAGGTGAAAAGGCGGGCGGACGTGGTCGGTATCTTCCCCAACGAACAGTCCATCATCCGGCTCATCGGGGCCATCTTGCTCGAGCAAAACGACGAGTGGCAGCTGCAAAGCCGCTACATGCAGGTCGAGGCCATGGCCGAACTCAATCCCCAACTCAACGAGGCGCAGCCAGCCCAAATTCCACCCAGGGCAGCCTGA
- a CDS encoding PcfJ domain-containing protein, translating to MTQRTRPAFAIIASDRHPLTGTLSLKLYDYAEHSTRAYLLAAPEQGMRVTESQPGQAHAPGYHLPYALIDAPARTAAAAHGLRDYLARLSPEAVQAARGVGHAQYPCLVLMSRFEEARQLWRTCSPLLWFLGERLGSAQVCDQEIIRLLRLPLKGLFRELFPGVETRGLTILRRIKGMRYTLEDARIVRQLLRSQDFLERGGHVPVFAWSRLREVGAAICSDRVLMESVVFRRSLENELEPQTSDPFHRLVEYLKDCVRLGRQLDIRHPVRAVCACATMEQAGRLHDRWSRRLNERAALATLGGKNEDFPPPPIPGTNAIIPIRTAMELLLEGREMRHCVFCHLPEVQAGEAYVYKVLSPERATLMIARSRYGGYRIEDIRLACNAEPLQGTAVSGEYYHCTNTRTQCCHF from the coding sequence ATGACGCAACGCACCAGACCGGCCTTCGCCATCATCGCCAGCGACCGCCACCCGCTGACCGGCACGCTGTCGCTTAAGCTCTACGACTATGCGGAGCACAGCACCCGGGCCTATCTCCTCGCCGCTCCAGAGCAGGGCATGAGGGTCACGGAGTCGCAGCCGGGCCAGGCCCATGCCCCGGGATACCATCTTCCCTATGCGCTCATCGACGCCCCGGCGCGGACTGCCGCCGCTGCGCACGGGTTACGCGATTATCTGGCCAGACTTTCGCCGGAGGCCGTCCAGGCGGCCCGGGGTGTCGGCCATGCGCAGTATCCCTGCCTGGTCCTCATGAGCCGCTTCGAGGAGGCTAGGCAGTTGTGGCGAACCTGTTCGCCGCTTCTGTGGTTCCTGGGAGAACGCCTGGGGTCGGCTCAAGTGTGCGATCAGGAGATCATCCGGCTGCTGCGGCTGCCGCTCAAGGGGCTTTTCCGAGAGCTGTTTCCCGGAGTCGAGACGCGGGGCCTGACGATCCTGCGCCGGATCAAGGGAATGCGCTACACCCTGGAGGACGCCCGGATCGTGCGGCAGCTTCTGCGAAGCCAGGATTTTTTGGAACGCGGGGGGCATGTGCCGGTGTTCGCCTGGTCCAGACTTCGGGAAGTTGGGGCGGCCATTTGCAGCGACAGGGTTCTCATGGAATCTGTGGTGTTCCGGAGATCGCTGGAGAATGAATTGGAACCGCAGACTTCAGACCCTTTCCACCGCCTTGTGGAATATCTCAAGGACTGTGTCCGGCTGGGTAGGCAACTGGATATTCGGCATCCCGTCCGCGCCGTTTGCGCCTGCGCAACCATGGAGCAGGCAGGGCGCCTCCACGACAGGTGGAGCCGCCGGTTGAACGAACGCGCGGCGTTGGCCACGCTTGGCGGGAAAAACGAGGACTTTCCGCCGCCGCCCATTCCGGGGACAAACGCCATCATCCCCATCCGCACCGCCATGGAGCTGCTTCTGGAGGGCAGGGAGATGCGTCATTGCGTGTTTTGTCATCTTCCGGAGGTTCAGGCCGGTGAGGCGTATGTCTACAAGGTGCTTTCGCCGGAGCGCGCGACCTTGATGATCGCGCGCTCACGGTATGGCGGCTACCGGATTGAAGATATCAGGCTGGCCTGTAATGCGGAGCCTTTGCAGGGGACGGCGGTGTCAGGTGAATACTATCACTGTACAAATACACGTACGCAATGCTGTCATTTTTGA
- a CDS encoding DUF6915 family protein, whose translation MSSFEEHCQESVRLFGRPFREVHLWLDELAGKPPHGMRHRRFRHHAAGVRQVEALFGPEAARAARQHIESDLRQEGWTSNDPFPRDSEQYVAMGLF comes from the coding sequence ATGTCCAGCTTTGAGGAGCATTGCCAGGAGTCGGTACGACTGTTCGGTAGGCCGTTTCGCGAGGTGCATCTGTGGCTGGATGAGCTTGCCGGGAAGCCTCCCCACGGCATGCGACACCGCAGATTCCGGCATCATGCGGCCGGGGTGCGGCAGGTGGAGGCCCTTTTCGGCCCGGAGGCCGCACGAGCAGCCCGACAGCACATTGAGTCGGACCTCAGGCAAGAGGGATGGACCAGTAACGATCCCTTCCCGCGAGACAGCGAGCAGTATGTGGCAATGGGGCTTTTCTGA